In Acipenser ruthenus chromosome 16, fAciRut3.2 maternal haplotype, whole genome shotgun sequence, the following proteins share a genomic window:
- the ckap2l gene encoding LOW QUALITY PROTEIN: cytoskeleton-associated protein 2-like (The sequence of the model RefSeq protein was modified relative to this genomic sequence to represent the inferred CDS: inserted 2 bases in 2 codons) yields MKYLAAKGKLKPPNPKPYLRENQVHQAQSPAQPRLKPGPRFQTQPQTTGGVLPQERRRPAAQEERMRKLEEWRQARGRSYQXPPPPQKQPPTNPFSHWRSFWTAIEEEDDINSLVTSMESALTDCLRLEQEACPAEEVSAVLDRLPLAERFAKFWICKAWLMERQGNWEMMPLFKEAVEEFQTVLSEILKRKKKQEEEEEESKPAVRFHPVLEEVEPQSREEGSEVREGVPADPMTPKVVSARFRTEKDGSSVVKYRITATPGSKDACRSEPLVLDGQKLRFFTPVCRLVRIERASCRLSPVLQDHDPCVTSFQLLLELEEXGGGGGGAVFVYRENTALQGKVHIQYIEEEGEDDGEGSPHTSHSPPSRASSSELYTMD; encoded by the exons ATGAAGTACCTGGCTGCTAAGGGCAAACTGAAGCCTCCCAATCCCAAGCCCTATCTACGAGAGAACCAGGTCCATCAGGCACAGAGTCCTGCCCAACCCAGACTCAAGCCAGGTCCTAGATTCCAGACACAACCCCAGACTACAGG GGGGGTCCTGCCCCAGGAAAGGAGAAGGCCGGCAGCAcaagaggagaggatgaggaagCTGGAGGAGTGGCGTCAGGCTCGGGGCAGGTCCTatc tgcccccccccccccagaagcAGCCCCCCACCAATCCTTTTTCTCACTGGCGCTCCTTCTGGACAGCCATCGAGGAGGAGGATGACATCAACAGCCTGGTCACCAGCATGGAGAGCGCGCTGACAGACTGCCTGAGACTGGAGCAGGAGGCCTGCCCAGCGGAGGAGGTGTCTGCAGTCCTGGATCGCCTGCCGCTGGCCGAGCGCTTCGCCAAGTTCTGGATCTGCAAGGCGTGGCTGATGGAACGGCAGGGGAACTGGGAGATGATGCCACTGTTCAAGGAGGCAGTGGAAGAGTTCCAGACTGTACTCTCCGAGATcctgaagaggaagaagaagcaagaggaggaggaggaggagtccaAACCTGCAGTGCGCTTCCACCCCGTCCTGGAGGAGGTGGAACCCCAGAGCCGTGAGGAGGGGTCGGAGGTCAGGGAAGGGGTCCCTGCTGACCCCATGACCCCCAAGGTCGTAAGCGCCAGGTTTCGGACAGAGAAAGACGGCTCTTCTGTGGTGAAGTACCGGATCACTGCCACACCAGGCAGTAAGGATGCGTGCCGGTCAGAGCCCCTCGTCCTGGACGGTCAGAAGCTGCGTTTCTTCACCCCGGTGTGCCGCTTGGTCCGAATCGAGCGCGCCTCCTGTCGCCTGTCCCCCGTGCTGCAGGACCACGACCCCTGCGTGACCTCCTTCCAGCTGCTACTGGAGCTGGAGG ctggaggtgggggggggggggccgtgTTCGTGTACCGAGAAAACACCGCGCTGCAGGGGAAGGTACACATCCAGTACATTGAGGAAGAGGGGGAGGACGACGGGGAGGGCTCCCCACACACCAGCCACTCTCCCCCCTCCCGAGCCAGCTCCAGTGAACTCTACACCATGGACTGA